The nucleotide window CGTCGGCGGCGGCACCGGCGGCCCAGGCGCCGCCCAGGCGCAGAGGCTCTTCTCCTCCTCCGGCGCCCTCCCGGGGAGGCTCCACCCTGCGCCGCCTCAGATTCGGAACAAGGTCCCCCTCCTCCGCGCATTAACCTCCCGTCCTGGCCCTAGGCGGTCTTCGTAGTGCGTTGTGGTGCCTCGCTGTCGTCTCTGACCCTGGCCTGTCCAGGTGGCCGCGGCGGAGCTGCCCGCCAAGTGTTTGTGTATATGCCACCGACTAGTGCAGCTCTGCGGCTGAATCCCGTGGAGTCATGCTCCTAGCTGCAAATTGCCGGCACGCACACTAATTTGTCCTAACTGGTGATTTTGAGTTACTGATTTTAGCAAGTCGCTCAGGTGCATAGTGGTTACGTTGCAAAAGGCAAAGAGAATCAAGGCGAGCAGAAATAGTAACCGCTCAAGTTGTTGTAACCTCCTAATGGGATTGGCCGATTAGGTGTCCACGTGTTATTGAACTGTTCATTGTATTTGCCTTCTGTTATGCTGATAGGTTCTGTACTTTTGGTGTGGATTAGTAGGTGGTGGGTTGCAGAGGAGCTGCTTTCGTGAACTCGCGGTGGCTGCATGATGCCACCCAATGCCAGACTCGCCAGGACGGAGTTTCGAGGGCTGAAGTAGGTGAACCCTTTATTTGTTTGATGATTTGCCTTTGTGCTGCTCGTTTGTTATGTTAATGATCTTGTCATTGTACCTCTTTTGTCAGTCAAACATCTAGAGCCCAGCTTAATAAATAAACTAACTATGCATCACTATTCACTATTCACCGCTGGGAAAAACACATCAGTGTCCTGCTACAGTACATGCCAGCTGAATACATGATTATGAACTGAAATATGGGACATGTCTAGCAATTAAACATAGATATCAAAACTAGGCTGTTGTACAACCAACCCATAGTTCCACACATTACCTGCTACCCATAGGATTGTGAAGCGTTGCCACCCTGACGGCTCCCATTTGTTTGTGTCATTTTTGCTGATACACTGTGCCCTATGAATGGCTTCTTCTTTGATAACTCTGCCTGTCAGTTATTCTATGCATTGGTTTTCATGAAGATTAAATGCACCCAAATTCTAATTCTCTGTCGCAAAATCAAAAAGTAGGATGTCAATGCATCAGATGAAATGGGCCTTCAGTTGCTAATTGATAAATCGACTTGTTATGCAGCGGAATATGTTGTGCCTGGAATGGAATCAGATTATAGCCTAGCAAGACAACCGTGCATTATACATTTATACTGTACATAAATTTGAAACTTAAATCAAGTGATTTTTTCCGCTTTATCAGACAAATGTATGTTTGATATTCCTGGGCCCTGGCCAGTTGTTCTTCAACATAGAAGCTGAAGAAAAACTGGCTGAAGGTCCCCTCAGCTATGTGATTATGCTGTCCGTAATGAAGGATAATGATGATCAGTTCTAACAATGAATAACAGCTGAAATCCTCTTTTTTTCTTAATGCACGTGAATGCTAATCATGGAAAGTGTAGTGTATTGCTGTTCCCTGATGAGAAAAATTCTTCTTGCTCCCAGGAACAACAGGATCCATTTGAATTGGTTGCTGATGAATTATCGATTCTTGGAAATAGACTACGGTCCATGGTGGTTGCTGAGGTTAGTAGTGCATCCTACTCATGTCAACTCTCTGTGGTGTTAGGCTGCTGCTGTCATGGTGTTTGGATGTTTCTTTTATCTAGTGATTACCACATTGTCAAACATACCCAATTTGCCTAACTGAGTACTTTCAGGTCCCTAAACTAGAATCAGCTGCTGAATATTTTTTTAAAGTAGGAGCTGAGGGAAAAAGATTCCGACCTACGGTAACATCTTAATCTCCTTTTTTAGTCAATATTACATCATCACTTTACTCTATGATTTCTTTCTATCCTATCTACTTTGTGTGCACTGAATGCATTTATTTACATTGGCAGGGTTTATTGCTGATGGCATCAGCTCTGAAATTCCCAATACCAGAATCGACAGATGTTGGAGTTTTCAGTATATTGGCAAGTAAGCTGCGCACACGGCAGCAAAACATTGCCGAGATAACTGAAATGATCCATGTTAGTATGGTGCCTGACCATCAGACCCAGtatgttttattttttattttttaatctGACATCTATTACAGGTTGCAAGTCTTCTGCATGATGATGTTCTGGATGATGCTGACACTAGGCGAGGTGTCACTTCATTGAATTGCATTATGGGCAACAAGGTACTGTATGCCACACCATTCAACATTCAGTATACTAGGTGAATCAACTAGGTCCTCACATTAAGAACTACAAATTACTTTAGTAGTTAGCACACAATGAAAAGCTTGATCTTCCAGTAAAAAGTGCTGCACCACAGCAGAAAGTTTACCTGGACATCATTTTTTAAGAATTTTTCGTGGAGGTACTGCAGTCAGAATCATCTTGGCATCGGTATTCATGAAACTCTTATGTGTGCAGCTTTCTGTTTTGGCTGGTGATTTTCTCCTGTCCAGAGCATGTGTGGCACTTGCAGCACTTGGGAATACAGAGGTACATTATTTATttatgctaagatagattgctgTACGTATCCTGTAGATTGTTTTAATGATGCGGAAATTAAAGTGGTTTTGATTTATGCTGGTCACTAGATATGTTTGATGAGCATCAGTATCACACAAGTCTGCTCTTGTATTATTTTTAGTTTCCGCTTGGCATAATCATTATGTCCTTGATTTCTTTACTCCTATAAAGACGTCAGTCTGTGGTGGTTGTGTGTTCACCTCCTTTCCCCTCCTGATGTAAGCCGTTAGATTTGTTGCAAATGCCTGAGATGGCGGTCCTGTTTGCTACCAAAGTAGGGTAGCCTGACTTGTTTTATCATGGCAACATATTGGGTGGTCTTGTTGTTATATCTGTTTCAATGCTGGAGTATTTAGCTAGTTAATACTAGGCTGTCAGTGTCATTTCTTAGGGAATCATTTTTCTTGTTTTCTCCATTCCAAGCTTATCCATCCTAATGGTTTATCATTCAAGATTGTCCTGTATGGTTGCAGTTCTGACCTGCTCTCTTTCTTGCAAGTCTTATATGGTAACAAACTTTCAATTGATCAACCTAACTTATGCAGGTGGTATCTCTAATGGCAACTGCAGTTGGACATCTAGTTACTGGTGAAACTATGCAAATGTCAACAAGCAGAGAGCAACGGCGAAGGTTAAATAATGCTTCTCTATCATGACTAAATGTTCATCACATCTAATGCCTAAAACCAAGAGATGCAGAATAAAATGCTTGGACATATTTGGTTTTTTGTTTACTCTGGTTTCTCCATTTTTTATGCCATTGTTTGTTGGTTCTGATACGATTCTGAAAAAAATACGCAGTATGGAGTACTACTTGCAGAAGACGTACTACAAAACAGCATCATTGATATCAAACAGTTGCAAGGCTGTTGCTATTCTTGCAGGGCACACTGCTGAGGTTTCAGTGCTTGCATACGAATATGGTCGAAACCTGGTTTGTAAAACATCTCTCTTTTCTGGAATTATTTCCCCTTCTGATTTAATCCTGTAAAGCACTGACTTGATTAATTCGATATCATTGCAGGGTCTAGCCTTCCAGTTGATCGACGATGTTCTTGATTTCACAGGAACCTCTGCTTCACTTGGGAAGGGTTCATTATCTGATATTCGTCATGTAATAACAGCCATC belongs to Triticum urartu cultivar G1812 chromosome 7, Tu2.1, whole genome shotgun sequence and includes:
- the LOC125520780 gene encoding solanesyl-diphosphate synthase 1, mitochondrial-like, whose translation is MSWRWALARRVATLVGGGTGGPGAAQAQRLFSSSGALPGRLHPAPPQIRNKVVGCRGAAFVNSRWLHDATQCQTRQDGVSRAEEQQDPFELVADELSILGNRLRSMVVAEVPKLESAAEYFFKVGAEGKRFRPTGLLLMASALKFPIPESTDVGVFSILASKLRTRQQNIAEITEMIHVASLLHDDVLDDADTRRGVTSLNCIMGNKLSVLAGDFLLSRACVALAALGNTEVVSLMATAVGHLVTGETMQMSTSREQRRSMEYYLQKTYYKTASLISNSCKAVAILAGHTAEVSVLAYEYGRNLGLAFQLIDDVLDFTGTSASLGKGSLSDIRHGIITAPMLYAMEEFPQLQDVVDQGFDNPVNVEIALDYLQKSRGIERTKELAQEHVNLAVKAIESLPDSDDEDVLISRRALIDITQRVITRTK